CGCGGGGTCGTCAGGCGCGGGTGCGGAGCCGGGCGCGCAGCCCCAGCGCGACGTCGACCACGAGGAACGCGACGAGCGTGAGCCCGAACAGCGGGACGTAGGACGCGACGACGCCGGCGACCGCGAACAGCGCCAGGGTGAGCCACAGGGGCGCCCGCCGCAGCGCACCGCGGCCGTACGTCGGGCCCGGCCCGCGTCCCGCCTGCCGGGTGGGGCGGCGCTGCCACCACATCCGGTAGCCGAGGACGACCAGCACGACCAGCCCGACCGCCGTGGCGGCGAGGAACAGCAGGTTGGGCAGGCCGAACAGCATGCCGAGGTGGAAGTAGATGCCCCACGAGGTGAGCTTGGCCGGCAGCGGCTCGTCCTCGAAGTCCACCCGGTCGAGCACGTCGCCGCTGTACCCGTGCACGGCGATCGCGTCGTTGTCCATGGGCCAGGTGGTCGCCGACTCCGTCACGGTCCACGTCTCGTGGTGGCTGGCCGGCGGCGCGATCGTGTAGGGCGCTTCCAGGCCCTGTGCGGCGGCCGCGGCCGTGAGCCCGTCCCAGGACGCCCCGTGGTCGAGGTAGTGGTCCTCGATGCCGGCCGCGGCGCTCCCGTGCTCGGCGTGCGGGTCGGCGTCCGCGTCGTAGCCTCCCGTCAGGCTGGTGTCGAGCTCCGGCCCGGGCGCGGAGAGCGCGGCCCGCAGATCGCCGATCCGGGCGCCCGCGAGCTCGGACCAGGTCAGGCCCGTGACGGACAGGACGAGCAGGCCGGTCGCCGCGAGGACGCCCACGACGCCGTGCCAGGACAGGGTGCGGCGACGTCCCGGCCGACCCCGTTCCGGGACGAGGAGCGCCCGGGCGGTGCGCCGGCGGCGGACGGCGCGCGCGACCCACATGGCCACGCCGCCGAGCACGACGACGCCGAGCCAGGACGCCGCGAGCTCGGAGTACAGGGTGCCGTACGTGCCCAGGTGGAGCGAGGAGTGCAGGGTCTCGATCCACTCGCGCACCGGCAGCCACGCCCCGTAGGTGAGGGAGTCGCCCGCGACCTGCGCGGTGTACGGGTCGACGAACACCGTGCGGGCGGCGCCGTCGGGCAGCCCGTCGACGGCGAGGGTGACGCGGGTCGTGGCCGCGGGGTCGCCGGCGACCTCGACGACGCTGATCGTCCCCTCGGGGTGCGCGGCGCGGGCGGCGGCCACCTGGGCCGACAGCGGCGCGACGGTGCCGCCCTCCTGCTCGACGACGAGCAGGTCGCGGTACGCCACGCGCTCGATCGTCGGCGCGAGCGTGTAGAGCAGGCCCGTCGTCGCTGCGACGACGAGGAACGGGCCGACGAGGATCCCGGCGTAGAAGTGGAGGCGCAGCAGGATCGGCTGGAGCGCCGCCCACACGCGCGAGCCCTGCGGCGGGGTCGGTGGTCCGGGCGGTGCGGGCGGGGCGGCGGGGGCGGTCGACGCGGCGGTCGAGGGTGCGGTGGTCACGAGGTGGTCCTCTCGTCGGGGTACGCGCGAGCGCCGGACGAGCCGGGGTGGGTCGTCCGGTGGGTGCTGGGGCGCGGCACCGCCCGGCCGCACGACGGCGTGCGGCACCCCCGAGGACGCGGGACGACGACGGGTGGGTCAGGCGGTGCGCAGGAGCACCGGCGGTCCGCGCCGGGCCCGCAGCACCGGT
This Isoptericola jiangsuensis DNA region includes the following protein-coding sequences:
- a CDS encoding PepSY-associated TM helix domain-containing protein — encoded protein: MTTAPSTAASTAPAAPPAPPGPPTPPQGSRVWAALQPILLRLHFYAGILVGPFLVVAATTGLLYTLAPTIERVAYRDLLVVEQEGGTVAPLSAQVAAARAAHPEGTISVVEVAGDPAATTRVTLAVDGLPDGAARTVFVDPYTAQVAGDSLTYGAWLPVREWIETLHSSLHLGTYGTLYSELAASWLGVVVLGGVAMWVARAVRRRRTARALLVPERGRPGRRRTLSWHGVVGVLAATGLLVLSVTGLTWSELAGARIGDLRAALSAPGPELDTSLTGGYDADADPHAEHGSAAAGIEDHYLDHGASWDGLTAAAAAQGLEAPYTIAPPASHHETWTVTESATTWPMDNDAIAVHGYSGDVLDRVDFEDEPLPAKLTSWGIYFHLGMLFGLPNLLFLAATAVGLVVLVVLGYRMWWQRRPTRQAGRGPGPTYGRGALRRAPLWLTLALFAVAGVVASYVPLFGLTLVAFLVVDVALGLRARLRTRA